GGCGCGGGGATGCGCACCAACCCGGGTGTCGCCGCACAGATGTTCGAGACGCTCTCCGCGGAGAACGTCAACATCGAGATGATCTCCACGTCGACGATTCGCATCTCGTGTGTGGTTCGTGAGCGCGACGTCGAGCGCGCGGTCCAGGCGCTGCATCGCTCCTTCGACCTGGAAAACACATGAGCGGCGTCCGCGTTGGTGTTGTGGGGGCCACGGGTCTCGTGGGCACCGAGATGCTGCGGCTGCTCGAGGAACGTTCGTTTCCCGTCGACGAACTGCGCGCCTACGCGTCGCCCCGCTCGGAAGGCCGCAAGCTGCAGTTCGCGGGTGGCGAGGTCGTGTGCGAAGTGCTGGGCGAGGGCTGCTTCGACGGTCTCGACTTCGTGGTGATCGATGTCGACGACCCGCTCGCGCTCGAGTGGGCACCGCGCGCTGCCGACAGCGGTGCGCGCGTCGTCGACAACTCTGCGGCGTTCCGCATGGACGACGACGTTCCCCTCGTGGTTGCCGAGATCAATCCGCAAGATGTGCGGTTCTTGCCGCGCGGGATCGTGTCGTGCCCCAACTGCACCACGATGGTGCCGCTCACTGCGCTCGCACCGCTGCACCGCGCCGCCGGGATCGAGCGAATGGTGGTGTCCACCTATCAGTCGGTGTCGGGCGCGGGCATGCGGGGGCTCCACGAGCTCGACGAGCAGTGGACGAAGGGCGCCGGTCAGGTCGATCGCCTGAGCCGTGCCGGTGCGCTCGGTGCGATCGAGCCCGGCGCGGTGTGGGACCGCCCGATCGCCGGCAACGTGATCCCGCTCGCCGGATCGATGCAGGAAGCGGGCTACACGTCGGAAGAGTGGAAGTTCATGCGGGAGAGCCGCAAGATCCTCCACGCGCCCGAGCTGCGCGTCAGCACCACGTGTGTGCGCGTGCCGGTGTATGTCGCTCACGCGGTCTCGCTCAACGTGCAGTTCCAGCGCGAGCTGCCGCGCGCAGAAGCCGTCGAGTTGCTCGAACAAGCTCCCGGAGTGCGTCTCGTCGACGGTGGCGACGGCCACCCCACGCCGCTCGAGGCGGCGGGCATCGACCCCGTGCTCGTGGGCCGGCTGCGCGTCGACCCGTCGCAGGAGCGAACGCTCGACCTGTGGGTCACCGGTGACAACCTGCGCAAGGGCGCGGCGTTGAACGCGATCCAACTCGCCGAATTGATGCTCGAGCGCTAGCCCGCCTCGTCCGGGTTGCGGCGCGCGATGCCATACAGGCTCACCAGTCGGGCAACCAGGGTCACGAGGAACACCTGGCCGATGAGCGCCTCGAACGTCACGATGACGCGCCCCGCATCGGTGCCGGGTGTGAGGTCGCCGTAGCCCACCGTGGTCTGGGTGATGACGCTGAAGTAGAGGAAGTCGACGTTGGTCTTGGGGCCCGGCTGCGCGAAGAAGCCGACCCGCTCGAAGTCGTTGATACCCGCGTAGATCCCGGCGAAGGCGATGCCGAGCAACACGTACACGCAGAGTGCGCCGAGGATCGTCTCCACGCTGACGACTTCGTGCCTGATGATGCGGGCGAGGATCACGATCGGAGCGATGAGCAGCAGCACGAACATCAGATAAGCGGTGCCGTCGTTTCCCTCACGCCCGACGATCGCCTGGACGAGTGTCGAGAGCACCACGATTGCTACGATCGCCGCACCGAGCCGGAACCCTCGCTCGCGTACGTGTGACGTGTGGAGAGCGAGCAGCACCACCGCTCCGAGCATGATGGACATGAACAATCGCTCCCACGGTGATCGCTTGAGCAGCGCGATCATCACGTACGTGATCATCAGAAGCGCGAGGAGCAGCCCGTAGGTGTCGCCGCGCACGAGTCGTTCCTTGAACGCGTCGCGGCCGGACCGGAGACGCCGAGGGCGTGGGGCATCGGCATCGGCATCGGCCATCTCCCGATGCTGGCACGGCGCGCGTGCCGATTTGGTGATACCCGCGCGCTTCAGCCGTCGGAAGACGCGGTCGCGTGCTGCCGGCGGGCGAGGTCGCGCACGATGCGGATCAGCATGACCGCGGCGATCGCCAACGCGATACCGCCCACGATGTGGATCCCGTCTTGGGTCTTGTATTCGCCGAGGGTGTCGTAGTCGACATCCAATCGGGTCCCGATCGTGCCGATCACGAACAGCACCCACCACACGACTACGACCGGCGTGGATGGGCTCGTTCGCGCCTCACCGTTCGCCGACCGCTCGGGTGTCCGGCGCCAGATGTCGAGCACGACCAGCACGGGAATGACGAAGTTTGCAAGCGGGATGAACCATGCTCCGATCGCCCAACCCGGCGTCCAGGTCCGCGCGCTCGTGTCCCACAACTCCGTGTTCTTCGACGCGCGGAACAGGTAGATGATGAACACGACGAAGACCGCGAGCATGATGAAGCCGAGGACCGACCCCGTCGCGCCCACCGCGTCGTCGGCATCGTCGAGATCGTTGAAGTTGGCGAACGTCCTGTGGTTGTCGAACGCGCTGATCTTCGAGATGCGGTTCCCGCACACGGCCGCGAGCGCGAGTGCGCTCACCGCTGATGCTCCGAGCAGCCAGGTCAGCGCGGTCGTGAGGCCGCCGAGCGTGCGGAACCGCAACGTGTCATACCGCTGGTATGGAGCAGGTCCCGACATCGGCGCCAGGACGCCGCCCGGCGGGGTAGACAGGAGCGACGGCTCGGGGAGTCCATCGGGCAGATCGAACGTGTCCGGTCGTGACGCGCCGCCGTTCGCGATCCACTGCGTCCAGCGTTCGCCGTCCCAGTAGCGGTACTCGCCGCGGGCGAGCGGGTCCGGGTACCAGTTGGCCGCGGCGCGCGACGGCGCGGTCATGACGCGGAGGAGAATGTCGGGAGCCCGATCGGGCGCCCGTCGGTGAGGCCGACGATGTAGGAGCGCAGCCAGACCGCCATCATCGCGTTGGCGGTCGCAGCCTGCTTCCCCACGAGCTCCTCGTGGTCGGCGACGGCCTGGACCGTCGCGAGCGCGGTGGCCTGGACCGTCTCGAGGAACGCGGAGGAGATGTCGAGCAGCTGCTCGTACGCTTCTTGTTCGAAACCCTGCACGTCGAGCTGGCCGTCCCACACCATGCGGCCGCGCGCGATGCCCGGCTCCTGGATCGGTGCGATCTTCGCGGCGAGCTTGCCGTACGCGCCGGTGCCCTGCTTCAGCTTCTCCGCGACCTGATCGAAGGTCGCCAACGCGGTGAGCCGGCTCGTCTGGTACTTGCAGAACAGCGGGCCGTCGGCCGGATTCACCGGGCACACCACGAGGTGCGCCGGCGTGACGAGGCCTTCCGGCGGTTTCTCGGCGATCTGGAGCATGTAGCCCTCGTTGTAACCGAACGTGTCGACGAGGCCGCGAATCGGCATGTTCTCGTTGTCGGGATTCGGCTGGTCGAAGAGGCTCTGCTCGTTGTACGCGAGGACGTCGGCGCCGGCGGCGTAGTCGAGCACTTTCTTCGCGTCACCGACCTCGGCGGTGAACTGTTCCTCGTTCTGCGGGAGGTTCACGTTCTCGATCATCCGGTTGTGACCCGACTTCAGCAATTCACCGCGCAGCCAGAGCCCGCCGTAGTAGCCGCTCAGGTGGTACAGCCAGAGGTAGGAGCCGAGCGAGAGCTTCACCGGATCGTCGGCCGTGAAGATCCGGTCGAAGAGCACCACCGGCACGTCGGCGAAGAGGAACCGCGTCATCACCGGCGGAGCGCCGCCCTGCCGTGCGGCGTACTCGGACGCGAGCTCGTCGAGCAGCGTCTGATCGGGCGTCATCATCGTGCCCGCGAAGTACGGATACTCGGTGAGTTCGACCTTCACGTGCTTCCCCCGCTCGCCTTCTGACGTAAAGGCGGAGCCTGGCACATCGGCCGCGCACAGGCCAGCAAGGGTTCAGCCGGTGAGTCGTCGAAGCGAGGGTGCAACGTGGCGCGCCACGGATACACTCAGCCCCTGGGCAGAACTCCGGAGGTGCACCGGTGCCAACCGGAGGGTTCGAGGAGCGGTACTCCGTCGGCGACGAGGCGACGGAGACCGAGCCGAGGCTCCTTTCCGCCGCCACGGGACCCGTTTCCCAGGACGAGCGCGCCGGCAATCCCGGCACGGTTCCCTGGCATCGACGGCGGGCGCAGCGTGTCGGCCTCGCCGCGCTGCTCGTGATCGCCGTCTTCAGCGCGCTCCTCCTGCGCTGCGGAGAGTCGACATCCCCTGTCAAGAGTGCGACTCCAGCAGCGCCACGGGCCACCCCCGGGCAACGCGTCCAGATTCCGCCTCAGGGCTTCACGCCGCTTCCGCCGGACAGCATCTTCGACAGCTACTTCACGTTCCCGTCGATCTTTGGCAACCCGAACGGCAGCGTCGGGGGTGTCACCGGTGGCGGATTCGCGTTTACGCCTTCGCTTCCTGGAGCCTGGTCCGGGGCCGTGCCGGCGCCCGCCGGTAATTGGGCGCCTGTTGCGCCGAGCGAGACCGCCCCCCCGGACGTTTCCGGGAGCCTCTGATCTGAGCTCGGGTTGCGCCGCGACAGCCGTCAGTGGTCGCGTCCTGCGACTGACCCGCTGTTTCGTTGGTCGGGATGCCGGGATTTGAACCCGGGACCTCAGCGTCCCGAAAGCGGCTAAGGCGAACCTCGGCAACCTTGAGCGGCGCGTCACGGCAGGTCAGAGGCAGTCTACGAACGTAGGCGATCACAGCCGAACGACGGCGCGCGCGCGATGGACGCGCGATGGAGGAAACGGCAGCATCATGTGATCTGCGAGGCGGCCTGCGCGAGGTTGGCCCTAGCCTTCAGGCCGTGTGGGGGGGCATCAAGCAGTTCTTTCTCAATCTGGTTGAGGAAAAGCTTGGTCGGGCGATCTGTATCGCAGCGGGCCTAGGAATCGCGATCGGAGCGTTCCTACAGGCAGCGGACCGCAACA
The genomic region above belongs to Acidimicrobiia bacterium and contains:
- a CDS encoding potassium channel family protein, which translates into the protein MADADADAPRPRRLRSGRDAFKERLVRGDTYGLLLALLMITYVMIALLKRSPWERLFMSIMLGAVVLLALHTSHVRERGFRLGAAIVAIVVLSTLVQAIVGREGNDGTAYLMFVLLLIAPIVILARIIRHEVVSVETILGALCVYVLLGIAFAGIYAGINDFERVGFFAQPGPKTNVDFLYFSVITQTTVGYGDLTPGTDAGRVIVTFEALIGQVFLVTLVARLVSLYGIARRNPDEAG
- a CDS encoding DUF4328 domain-containing protein gives rise to the protein MTAPSRAAANWYPDPLARGEYRYWDGERWTQWIANGGASRPDTFDLPDGLPEPSLLSTPPGGVLAPMSGPAPYQRYDTLRFRTLGGLTTALTWLLGASAVSALALAAVCGNRISKISAFDNHRTFANFNDLDDADDAVGATGSVLGFIMLAVFVVFIIYLFRASKNTELWDTSARTWTPGWAIGAWFIPLANFVIPVLVVLDIWRRTPERSANGEARTSPSTPVVVVWWVLFVIGTIGTRLDVDYDTLGEYKTQDGIHIVGGIALAIAAVMLIRIVRDLARRQHATASSDG
- a CDS encoding aspartate-semialdehyde dehydrogenase, coding for MSGVRVGVVGATGLVGTEMLRLLEERSFPVDELRAYASPRSEGRKLQFAGGEVVCEVLGEGCFDGLDFVVIDVDDPLALEWAPRAADSGARVVDNSAAFRMDDDVPLVVAEINPQDVRFLPRGIVSCPNCTTMVPLTALAPLHRAAGIERMVVSTYQSVSGAGMRGLHELDEQWTKGAGQVDRLSRAGALGAIEPGAVWDRPIAGNVIPLAGSMQEAGYTSEEWKFMRESRKILHAPELRVSTTCVRVPVYVAHAVSLNVQFQRELPRAEAVELLEQAPGVRLVDGGDGHPTPLEAAGIDPVLVGRLRVDPSQERTLDLWVTGDNLRKGAALNAIQLAELMLER